The stretch of DNA AGATACTTGTTTTAAATGATCGTGGTGAATTTTCTATCTGTTTTGCTAATAGGCATAGACCGATAGCTTGTTGTAGGTTGAACTCTCTGAAATCCATTGTCTCTTGCTTTCTTCCTTTTGGTTGTTTGCATACCTGATCACATCACTACAAATCACAATAAACTATTAAGATTGTATACTCTTTTTTGTGATGTTTATATCACTATGTTGAAACATTAAATtctatgtttcttttttttttttgctttttaggTTCGGTCCATACTTTTGCCAGCCAGTAATTGCTGGATTAGGGGATGATGACAAACCGTTCATTTGCACAATGGATGCAATTGGAGCAAAgtaagtttaattattattctGTTTGTATTTTATCTTGAAGAGGGAGGTTTGCACGCTTTAAAAGTTGTAAATGTTTGCAACGTGTAtgtgtattataaatataaaattataaatatataatgctATTTTAGTAATATGCATGCTTCATATACATATCTATGGGCTGTATTTTTTATCCTGTTATGCGTTTATTTGGTGGTCTGGGGCAGGCATCTTCTGCATATCTGAACAATTTTGCTGAACTAGACACTGGGTGGAAGTTTTAGAAATGTTTTGTTCTTGAGTTTAGACAGCATAAAAGTTGGCGATTTCTATCATGTGATAGAAAGCAAGTAAGAAAATTCAAcaaataatcaataaaaaataagagcAAGTTGGAGTGACAGAATTGTGAACCTAGaagttaataaattatatacttGTGTATGTTGGTGCATTCGGTTGGCGTAGAAACTCTGATATCTTTAAGAAGGTGTGTTTGGCACAAAGATTAGGCATTTGTCTTGTATTTTGGGTATAGCATGTTGCCTTAATACTTGGGTTTCACTGACAGATATTATAACTTTCATAATGTTTTTTTGAGTGCAAACTATACATATAATCAAGATCTAGATGGTTCAAAAAATCAGGGGTAGCACTCTTGTGTTTCAACCCCTCTATCACTGTACTTTGAATAGTGGTGGGGCACTGTGTACTTGCAGCGTCTTCAATAAGCAAGTGAATGAAGTTGGTTTGTGGCAAATGAAACAATTCATCGAGCCATTTCTCACCTCAACCCCCTAAACTAAATAGGAATAGGGGTGTTTTATAAAAGGGGGAAAATTGCTTTGCACCTGATTGTGATAGCCCTCTCGGCACCTCATTGGAGCTTTGTTTCTTGTGGCGCTTTCCCCGCCTCTAGcgccttttttttttcttcttcttttgcttATGAGTTAAGATGATTCTTTATCCTCCCTTTTCTGCTGAAGTTTTTCTCTTTGATTTGATGAATTTATTCTTTTACTAAAGAATAAATTATGGTATTATATTATACATAGAAATCACATGCTGTTTGAGATATGTAGTTGATAACAATTTGAATGTCATTTTCAATTGGGCATACTTTGACATCCAAGCCGTAATTGGGATAGTAATCATGCTGATATATACTCGTAGGATGAGTTTTGAACAAAAATGCTTTTAGTGCTTTTTATTTTCAGATGCTATTTTTAGCTTTTCATAAAGtttttaaacaacattttttgataaattattgGAATTACTATAACAATTtgtatctctttatttattggGATTTATTATGAAGAGAAATGTTATTTGGACGACTATACAAAATTGTTGTCCAATACCTATATATCCGACAGTTGGgatacattttggtttttttattatctctctctctctctctcctagTCACATCAGCAATTATAAGTGGTGTATTTTTATATGATGTTGGATTTTTTTGGAAATAGGTTAAGGTTTATGCATATCATTATCCAAAAAATTTGAATCCTTACTAACAAAATTTAATCAGTCTCCCTCCCCCCTCATTCATTCATAATTTGTGTTCTGTAATCTGCATCCTTTGATCTGAAAATATTTGACCATATATGTTGTTTTGAAGGTTTCTTTTATGCAAGCTTATTCTTCCCCTCaaatattagaataatttgagtgttatattttatatatatatatatatatatatatatatatatatatatatatatatatatatgtatatatataagctgCATTTATGTGATTCTAATACTTTTATGTTTTCTTATACAGGGAGCTTGCAAAAGATTTTGTTGTTGCTGGGACTGCATCTGAGTCTCTGTATGGTGCTTGTGAGTCGATGTTTAAGGCTGACATGGTTTGTCCCAAAGTTTAACCTGTTTTGTCTTTTACTCAACTTTTCTGGGTGCTTTTGTGAATTGGGGCAGTCATGCCTAATTTTCACTTGTTTTGGTAATgttttaataacaaataaacatatttaaactgACATGTCCTCAGACGACTATACTTTAACATGGATAGTTTCTTAAATTAGATCCAGAACATCATCCATGCATTGTAGACTAATAGAACTTGATCAGAAAATAATAAAGCAGTGTCTATTGTCAACGAAGGGAAGCTTATTTTTTTATGCTTGGTTTCTTAATACAGGAACCCGAGGAATTGTTTGAGACCATCTCCCAAGCACTGCTATCATCTGTAGACCGTGATTGCCTTAGTGGCTGGGGTGGTCATGTCTATGTTGTGtaagtttataaattatttcttcGGTAGTAGTTTGTTCTTGGGATTTCTACATACTGTGTCATacgtttttctttttatgtacTTGTCATAACTTCACTTTATATGCACTAGTCCATTTTACAAGCCACCACTGGGTAGGACAAGTGACTTTTGCGTTATTCTATGGAAAAAATCATTTTGACAAAAAGTCATGATAAAAACAAATCCCTGACTAAGAAAGTGCTCTAGGTTACAGCCTGCAAGGCTGTTGTCAGTGGTTTGTGACTTTAAAGATACCCATTCATCTTTAGCCATTGTCTGATTGCTCGATCTCTTTGAAAGATAAACTGTCAATAATACTCCTTGTATTCtgctttttatttaattttttcattgtttttctcCTGGAATTTAGGTCATATTTATCCTCCTTTCTTTGATTTTTGAGCTTATTTAGGTTTTTTATTGTATCCCTATTCATTTGTAATATATTATCATAGTGGCTTATTGGTCTTTGAATTTGTCTGCTGCAGCACACCAACTGAAGTAAAGGAAAGGATTTTGAAGGGAAGAATGGATTAACTTCTAAGACTCCTGGTCAACTACTTGAGTTCACTTTGTTTTCTGTTTAATTCGGAACTGAATGGCAGAACATGTACCATCAGTTGTTAATCGGTTACCTTGTTATTGTGCACTTCAATCAAACGTATGTTCAGCTGCTCtatatagaattttttaaattgatcagTGAAAGTAGATTCTGGAATCGGGTACTGTTGTGAATTAAATTATGATATATCCTATTGGAATGTTTCTAGAGGAGACTGGCATGCAAGACACAGAAATGGTGCATTGAAAATTGTCACCGGATCCAATTCATAGTTTATATTTACTCTTTAAGATGTACTCCTTCTGGTctttaatataaacaaaaatagtccaaattaatatatttggtcTGTATTTTGAACTAAATACATTAACTTGatcattatttgattatatttgaaATCGAGATacttcatatataaataaaaaaatctcaccAATCAATAAATTAATGACAACTCGTCAATATAGACAGATCGTTACTTTGGGGAGAAATCAACTGCGGAAGATGAAGGCAATGCATATGGTTAAGAGATATAATGCATCAAATCATTTTTGTCTCTCTCATTTGAGCCCCTTcgatataaattaatagaaaataattaattgcattttttattttttttatttttatcaatttatagaattggtctctttattttaaaattatcacggttttattttttttattttttagatttttaaactaaaataattagttgatatttttaactttgtaacatacaattttatgatatatatatatatatatatatatatatatataattattttgttattaattaaattacaaaaattaaagttgaaaattaaatttttgaagggttttattgtgattttgtgttaatcattttatatcattatgtcatattatttaaaatgtcacattattaattttttaattaaaaaatcagaataaagATTCAAACTTGTCGGATTTTAAAATAGGGGtcgtcagattttaaaataaggggTCGATTTTGTTAATTGGTAATAATAGTTGgcataaaacataaattattattttaattttatatttttaaatattaattttataaaaatttatttaaaaatagtagtaGTTATTTCAAAGTAATTCTGATGTCATGCAAATACAATTCATAAAAGAATTGTATTTGATATGTTGAAGTGTGGATTAAATTTTCATTGATAGAATTTTAGTATAATAAAagtcatatttaaaataaatatatctcttgaaaaaataaatatatctcttgaaaatagtttataataaaCTACTCAAAATAGGTACCCATTACAATtactttctttaattttttgaataaataaaggTGCCAAAACAATGAAATGAGTGCTCTAATATTGACAGAAGGatgaatattaattttctttatttatattttttctgtTCCACgactcatttaattattttataaagataacaaaaaattacataaataaaagtaagaatattatttttactcaatcaaatttattaattattaatatatttattattatcatttatcCATAGTAAAAAGTAGTAAATTTGAGAATGGTGtgtgtaatattaattagatggtgtcattaaaaaaaagtaattaatattatattaaaaagtgaAATAATCGTTcattttggaagaaaaaaaattgtaaatgatacaaatgaaatGAATAAACAAACGTgtcatacatatttatttttaaagattaaatacgtttttataaacttttaatattttagttttgatttatataaaaaaaataatagaacttTAGTTTCTAACTCTATGTTATTaagtctatatatattttaaaataattttctttatatatatttataatattataaatcatccatataaaatgatttgaaaatacGATCTCTaggtttgtattttaattttttttaattttagtttttgacatttaaaatattttatatttaatttatctcaacttaaaatattttaaatttttgtgaataaattttttataatgttttaaatatgcttaaaaaaattcaaatattaaaaatatttttaaaagaattcaaaaatttaaatattgaagaaaaataaaaaaaaaataaaatgtttcattttaatatattataattatgtgAAGATATTCGTAAGACATAAGTCAATTAAAAAATGctgatattattaagttgaatattttatcttgatattattaagttgaatattttatcttgtgtttaaatatgaaaatttgtaattgtatgtaaattttaagtgatattaattattttatttatgaataaaataattatttatagtgtaattttataaatattaaagtattttttataggattaaataagaaatattgaaaattatacgactaaaaatattttaattatattgttttaCAAATTCCTCATCATAAATCAAAGTGGTTGAAAAGCTTTgctgaaaaaattgaaattggaagTGGTTTTTTATTGCTAAAATAAAAAGTCATGTGTAGCTAGTCGCTGCCGCCGCACTAATGAAGTGACCAaccttttgaattttgattcaTCACACCAAATGATGAGTTTAATGTAAATTAACTATAGgtgcaaaataattttatatcaaaggttcaattgatttttttaaataactattattactttattttaattgattaatattaatataacattaatttatgtttttgatgatattaatatttttaaatgattatcattatttacttttatatttttataatagaatttattaattatacaacGTGGTTTTacgtcatttaaaatttatttcaaatctATTAACATAAATGTTAAACTTAAGTGCATTGttagtattttagttttgtcatactcatatttttttactatgagaaatttcatttataattttagttcttgtaattttattttaaatataaagttaaagttttataattttaatatttgattttttgtgtgtgtgtgtgtatttaagataaataaagTGTTTATGTCATAACGAAATTGAAGGTGTAACATACTATAATAATGGTCTATCTAACAAATTATGagagttaaattaaatttaaaaataaaatattaaaattatttgaatatatataattatatatagaaaaaattaataaaagttcCTTCAGTTGGTAAAGAATATACTTACACTCACAAATATAAATACTTCTAAATAGGTGatccttaattttttatataaaaaaaaatgtaaaaacaaaagcataaatcaaattataaattaaaatcaaattatttttataaattatgatttatttttgtaaactaTCTTGGAAAACTAATGTCCATTAATTGAAAACATAAGATGCTTCTACATATTTCTTATATGTCTTTCAAATGTTTAATGTTAATagataaattcaaattaatcataTATAACACATTAATCTTTAAATAGAAGTCTCATTATTTCagaaagaataaataaaaatctcacTGACcacattacaaaaatttaaaaagtaataattatatttaggaTATAAACTCTAAAtactatttttctttcttcatatttgtttttcatagtatttattagttattaaaataatgataaaaaatattagacattttaagaaaaataaaagtaattgatagagttgacttttttttttaccaacaaAAGTGCCGATTTATTTAAAGTCTTAGAGAAAAggttatatttgaaaataacacaATGCATAACATATtactaacaaaataaaatataaattaattgagtggataatgaattttaacaaataaagaatatatgaaaaaattcaattcaaatcttgattaaaataattatcaattaaattttacttatttatttattaatctaacaatgatttttaaagataatttatctaaagaag from Cicer arietinum cultivar CDC Frontier isolate Library 1 chromosome 3, Cicar.CDCFrontier_v2.0, whole genome shotgun sequence encodes:
- the LOC101496937 gene encoding proteasome subunit beta type-3-A yields the protein MSIFEYNGSALVAMVGKNCFAIASDRRLGVQLQTIATDFQRISKIHDKLFIGLSGLATDAQTLYQRLVFRHKLYQLREERDMKPETFASLVSAILYEKRFGPYFCQPVIAGLGDDDKPFICTMDAIGAKELAKDFVVAGTASESLYGACESMFKADMEPEELFETISQALLSSVDRDCLSGWGGHVYVVTPTEVKERILKGRMD